The Terracoccus luteus genome includes a region encoding these proteins:
- a CDS encoding amidohydrolase family protein: MASPPTRSSAPAPTSADDPSQAGPTRRSVLGVAAGVAAVAPFVGIARADAAGHPAAAPAPTASDGTARTRLGAGTDFSVRVSPDGRRLALDLLGVLWVTSASGGTARRLTSDLFDIAQPDWSPDGETIAFQSYRDGVFNIWTVRPDGSQLRQLTQGPYDHREPRWSPDGRHIAFSSDARGSYGIYTYDTQTGNIAAVVDGTEEEYEPTWSPDGTKVAFVVADTRIDVVDVRTAARSTYVTQATGTVIHQPQWLNGTDVAYHWFHAGLNEYYVGTAPLVTGEEVFPFRASPGPDGRWFYTSDGKIHVRRTGSDAVGTVGFTAAVSLVTPEYTKKRRDFDSTKANPVVGIGSPTISPDGRRVAFRALGDLHELVIGGRVRPLVQDQWWKADPDFSPDGKSLAYATDRSGTLNLWVRDLSSGADRQVTFFTDLAAQSCRWSPDGRELAYLDQNGALYTVDVASGDVQRVFEATFEPGRPTWSPDGTVIALAAVRPYSRRYREGLSKILLVNRRTGEATYVDPGPDRSLQTRGDDGPVWSPDGSKLLYAMESVLWVLPVGRDGRPTGAPRQVTDLVSDAPTWAGDSKTVLYLSNGTLRTVEVSARGTRRDRAVALPLTWRNAPGPDRLVIHAGRLWDGSSERVRRDVDILVSGHRITGIQPHREGRPGTLVDASDKLVMPGLIDIHHHRQMQGYSYGNRQGPLWLSLGITTTRSPGDPAYQMVEEREAVQAGKRVAPRFYGTGEAIDGRRIYYNFMRPTFGNRQLGLELSRAGALDYDLMKCYVRLPTVWHKRVIEWAHPRGLPVTSHYHYPAMAFGGDGTEHIGATNRFGYSRTVTNVGSGYSDVISMFNDSRMARTPTLFVSSALYRDDTSLADDPRVKRMYPLWRQAALAATVATAKTTDQTVTLANLQNQVEQVKAMVRGGGLVTAGTDSPIDHLAISTHMNLRAMVKFGLTPYEALVTATRNSGAYLGEQLGQVKAGWYADLAIVDGDPLSDIADAANVTAVVSNGRHWTVEQLLAPWAGPTSTNPSATTVTGQSSTDGSAAGGSAARSATPAPAGRNRVLAPVPRHPSTQGFWWNAPEVLESAKHSCCAEH, encoded by the coding sequence ATGGCATCGCCCCCCACCCGCTCGTCCGCCCCCGCCCCCACCAGCGCCGACGACCCGTCCCAGGCCGGGCCCACCCGGCGCTCCGTCCTCGGCGTTGCCGCCGGGGTCGCGGCGGTCGCGCCCTTCGTCGGGATCGCCCGAGCCGACGCAGCGGGCCACCCGGCCGCGGCGCCGGCCCCCACGGCATCCGACGGCACCGCCCGCACCCGTCTCGGCGCGGGCACCGACTTCTCCGTGCGGGTCTCCCCCGACGGTCGGCGCCTCGCCCTCGACCTGCTCGGCGTGCTGTGGGTGACCTCGGCGTCGGGCGGCACCGCGCGCCGCCTCACGAGCGACCTCTTCGACATCGCCCAGCCCGACTGGTCGCCCGACGGCGAGACGATCGCCTTCCAGAGCTACCGCGACGGCGTCTTCAACATCTGGACCGTGCGCCCGGACGGGTCGCAGCTGCGCCAGCTGACCCAGGGTCCCTACGACCACCGCGAGCCCCGCTGGTCGCCCGACGGCCGGCACATCGCCTTCTCGAGCGACGCCCGCGGCAGCTACGGCATCTACACCTACGACACGCAGACGGGGAACATCGCGGCCGTCGTCGACGGCACCGAGGAGGAGTACGAGCCGACGTGGTCGCCCGACGGCACCAAGGTCGCCTTCGTCGTCGCCGACACCCGCATCGACGTCGTCGACGTGCGCACCGCCGCCCGCTCGACCTACGTCACGCAGGCGACCGGCACCGTCATCCACCAGCCGCAGTGGCTGAACGGCACCGACGTCGCCTACCACTGGTTCCACGCCGGGCTCAACGAGTACTACGTCGGCACCGCCCCCCTCGTCACCGGCGAGGAGGTCTTCCCGTTCCGGGCCTCACCCGGCCCCGACGGTCGCTGGTTCTACACGTCCGACGGCAAGATCCACGTGCGTCGCACCGGCTCGGATGCCGTGGGCACCGTCGGCTTCACCGCCGCGGTCTCGCTCGTCACGCCCGAGTACACGAAGAAGCGCCGCGACTTCGACAGCACGAAGGCCAACCCCGTCGTCGGCATCGGCAGCCCGACCATCAGCCCTGACGGCAGGCGGGTGGCGTTCCGTGCCCTCGGCGACCTCCACGAGCTCGTCATCGGCGGGCGCGTCCGCCCGCTCGTGCAGGACCAGTGGTGGAAGGCCGACCCCGACTTCTCGCCCGACGGCAAGAGCCTCGCCTACGCGACCGACCGCAGCGGCACCCTCAACCTCTGGGTGCGCGACCTCTCCTCGGGCGCCGACCGCCAGGTCACCTTCTTCACCGACCTCGCGGCGCAGTCGTGCCGGTGGTCCCCCGACGGGCGCGAGCTGGCCTACCTCGACCAGAACGGTGCCCTCTACACGGTCGACGTCGCGAGCGGCGACGTGCAGCGCGTCTTCGAGGCGACGTTCGAGCCGGGGCGGCCGACGTGGTCGCCGGACGGGACCGTCATCGCCCTCGCGGCGGTGCGCCCGTACTCGCGGCGCTACCGCGAGGGCCTGAGCAAGATCCTGCTCGTCAACCGGCGCACCGGGGAAGCGACCTACGTCGACCCCGGGCCCGACCGGTCGCTGCAGACCCGCGGCGACGACGGCCCGGTGTGGTCGCCCGACGGCTCGAAGCTGCTCTACGCGATGGAGAGCGTGCTCTGGGTGCTCCCGGTCGGTCGCGACGGCCGCCCCACCGGGGCCCCGCGGCAGGTCACCGACCTCGTCAGCGACGCCCCGACGTGGGCGGGTGACAGCAAGACGGTGCTCTACCTCAGCAACGGCACGCTGCGCACCGTCGAGGTCTCGGCCCGCGGGACCCGGCGCGACCGGGCCGTCGCCCTCCCGCTGACGTGGCGCAACGCCCCCGGCCCCGACCGGCTCGTCATCCACGCCGGCCGGCTGTGGGACGGCTCGAGCGAGCGGGTGCGGCGCGACGTCGACATCCTCGTCTCGGGTCACCGCATCACCGGCATCCAGCCGCACCGCGAGGGCCGGCCGGGCACGCTCGTCGACGCGAGCGACAAGCTCGTCATGCCCGGGCTCATCGACATCCACCACCACCGGCAGATGCAGGGCTACTCGTACGGCAACCGGCAGGGCCCGCTGTGGCTCTCGCTCGGCATCACGACGACCCGCTCGCCCGGCGACCCGGCCTACCAGATGGTCGAGGAGCGCGAGGCGGTGCAGGCCGGCAAGCGGGTGGCGCCCCGGTTCTACGGCACCGGCGAGGCCATCGACGGCCGCCGCATCTACTACAACTTCATGCGGCCGACCTTTGGCAACCGGCAGCTCGGGCTCGAGCTGTCGCGCGCCGGCGCCCTCGACTACGACCTCATGAAGTGCTACGTCCGGCTGCCCACGGTGTGGCACAAGCGGGTCATCGAGTGGGCCCACCCGCGGGGTCTGCCGGTGACGTCGCACTACCACTACCCGGCGATGGCCTTCGGCGGCGACGGGACCGAGCACATCGGGGCGACCAACCGCTTCGGCTACTCGCGCACCGTCACCAACGTCGGGTCGGGCTACAGCGACGTCATCTCGATGTTCAACGACAGCAGGATGGCCCGCACACCCACGCTGTTCGTCAGCTCGGCGCTCTACCGCGACGACACCTCGCTCGCCGACGACCCGAGGGTCAAGCGGATGTACCCGCTCTGGCGCCAGGCCGCCCTCGCCGCCACGGTGGCGACGGCCAAGACGACCGACCAGACGGTCACCCTCGCCAACCTGCAGAACCAGGTCGAGCAGGTCAAGGCGATGGTCCGGGGCGGCGGCCTCGTCACGGCCGGCACCGACTCGCCCATCGACCACCTCGCCATCAGCACGCACATGAACCTGCGCGCCATGGTGAAGTTCGGCCTGACCCCCTACGAGGCGCTCGTCACCGCGACGCGCAACTCGGGCGCCTACCTCGGGGAGCAGCTCGGGCAGGTCAAGGCGGGCTGGTACGCCGACCTGGCCATCGTCGACGGCGACCCGCTGTCGGACATCGCGGATGCCGCGAACGTCACCGCCGTCGTCAGCAACGGTCGCCACTGGACGGTCGAGCAGCTGCTCGCCCCCTGGGCCGGGCCGACCTCGACCAACCCTTCGGCGACGACGGTGACGGGTCAGTCGAGCACCGACGGCTCGGCCGCCGGCGGTTCGGCCGCCCGGTCGGCGACGCCCGCCCCGGCGGGACGCAACCGCGTGCTGGCACCCGTGCCCCGGCATCCGTCGACGCAGGGGTTCTGGTGGAACGCCCCCGAGGTGCTCGAGTCGGCGAAGCACTCGTGCTGCGCGGAGCACTGA
- a CDS encoding alpha-ketoacid dehydrogenase subunit beta: MAVEKVTLGKSITSGLRKAMERDPKVVLIGEDIGKLGGVFRITEGLQKDFGEDRVIDSPLAESGIVGTAVGMALRGYRPVCEIQFDGFVYPAFDQIVSQVAKLHARGLGAVKMPMVIRIPFGGGIGSPEHHSESPEAYFAHTAGLRTVACSNPEDAHWMIQQAIECDDPVIFFEPKRRYHDRAEYDTDAGSAPRGLFDAHVVRAGTDVTLLGYGPVVKTMLEAAAAAESEGTSIEVIDLRSLSPLPIATVVESVRKTGRLVCVQEASSFLGMASEISAQVTEQCFYDLEAPVIRVAGANIPYPPSRMEDDFLPDLDRILDGVDRALAY; encoded by the coding sequence ATGGCGGTCGAGAAGGTCACCCTCGGCAAGAGCATCACCTCCGGCCTGCGCAAGGCGATGGAGCGCGACCCCAAGGTCGTGCTCATCGGTGAGGACATCGGCAAGCTCGGCGGCGTCTTCCGCATCACCGAGGGCCTGCAGAAGGACTTCGGCGAGGACCGCGTCATCGACAGCCCCCTCGCGGAGTCGGGCATCGTCGGCACGGCGGTCGGCATGGCCCTGCGCGGCTACCGGCCCGTCTGCGAGATCCAGTTCGACGGCTTCGTGTACCCCGCCTTCGACCAGATCGTCAGCCAGGTCGCCAAGCTGCACGCCCGCGGGCTCGGCGCCGTGAAGATGCCGATGGTCATCCGCATCCCGTTCGGCGGCGGCATCGGCAGCCCCGAGCACCACTCGGAGAGCCCGGAGGCGTACTTCGCGCACACCGCCGGTCTGCGCACCGTCGCCTGCTCGAACCCCGAGGACGCCCACTGGATGATCCAGCAGGCGATCGAGTGCGACGACCCCGTCATCTTCTTCGAGCCCAAGCGCCGCTACCACGACCGCGCGGAGTACGACACGGATGCCGGGAGCGCCCCCCGGGGGCTGTTCGACGCGCACGTCGTGCGCGCCGGCACCGACGTGACGTTGCTCGGCTACGGACCCGTCGTCAAGACGATGCTCGAAGCTGCCGCGGCCGCCGAGTCGGAGGGCACCTCGATCGAGGTCATCGACCTGCGCTCGCTGTCGCCGCTGCCCATCGCGACGGTCGTCGAGTCGGTGCGCAAGACCGGCCGGCTCGTCTGCGTGCAGGAGGCGAGCAGCTTCCTCGGCATGGCCTCCGAGATCTCGGCGCAGGTCACGGAGCAGTGCTTCTACGACCTCGAGGCGCCCGTCATCCGCGTCGCCGGCGCCAACATCCCCTACCCGCCGAGCCGGATGGAGGACGACTTCCTCCCCGACCTCGACCGCATCCTCGACGGCGTCGACCGCGCCCTCGCGTACTGA
- a CDS encoding type II toxin-antitoxin system PemK/MazF family toxin, which translates to MPTGSEAGPRRPAVVVTARRVLRGRPNVVHVIPLTRTIRQSSTEVVIDPDEGNGLAAPSSALCQHIRSVATTRIHGCTGNVGPVVLGELREVLALLMDL; encoded by the coding sequence ATGCCGACAGGCAGTGAGGCGGGACCTAGGCGACCAGCCGTCGTGGTCACAGCACGTCGGGTCCTGAGGGGTCGGCCGAACGTCGTACACGTCATTCCGTTGACCCGGACGATCCGGCAGAGCAGCACCGAGGTGGTCATCGATCCGGACGAGGGCAATGGTCTGGCCGCTCCTTCGTCCGCACTGTGCCAGCACATTCGCTCCGTGGCCACGACGCGCATCCACGGGTGCACGGGAAACGTCGGGCCGGTCGTGCTCGGCGAGCTTCGCGAGGTGCTCGCGCTGCTCATGGACCTCTGA
- a CDS encoding TetR family transcriptional regulator has product MPSTYAPVSADESCGLRERKKRETRRAINLAALDLVEDRGFVAVTTEEIASRAGVSARTFFNYFPSKEAAVIGTTADELEAYAQQLETAEPDEGPLQVLRRILAGMLAPASIDRQLRAKRRRILLGEPALAPALVGNNIRIENALTAALERRLGLAPGASIEARVTVAAAISAVRACIEHQQNGGGGRLERNIDAAFEQLAAGVR; this is encoded by the coding sequence ATGCCCAGCACGTACGCGCCCGTGTCCGCCGACGAGTCCTGCGGCCTGCGAGAACGCAAGAAGCGCGAGACCCGGCGGGCGATCAACCTCGCGGCACTCGACCTCGTCGAGGACCGCGGTTTCGTGGCGGTGACGACCGAGGAGATCGCGTCCCGAGCGGGCGTGAGCGCCCGCACGTTCTTCAACTACTTCCCGTCGAAGGAGGCCGCGGTCATCGGCACGACGGCCGACGAGCTCGAGGCCTACGCCCAGCAGCTCGAGACCGCCGAGCCCGACGAGGGCCCGTTGCAGGTGCTGCGGCGCATCCTCGCCGGCATGCTCGCGCCCGCGTCCATCGACCGTCAGCTACGCGCCAAGCGTCGGCGCATCCTGCTCGGCGAGCCGGCCCTCGCGCCTGCCCTGGTCGGCAACAACATCCGCATCGAGAACGCGCTCACCGCGGCGCTCGAGCGCCGCCTCGGTCTCGCCCCGGGCGCGAGCATCGAGGCGCGCGTCACCGTGGCGGCCGCCATCTCCGCCGTGCGGGCCTGCATCGAGCACCAGCAGAACGGCGGCGGCGGTCGCCTCGAGCGCAACATCGACGCCGCCTTCGAACAGCTCGCCGCCGGGGTGCGCTGA
- a CDS encoding MDR family MFS transporter: protein MPQTTQGTTVDGDTTASAPTKGLDRATRNIFVALMLGMLVASISQTIVGPAMPRIVAELGGIDHYSWLATAAMLVSAITVPIVGKMSDLYGRRGFYLGGLVVFMVGSILSGFAQNFWWLIAARAIQGAGMGTLMPLSQTIIGDIIPPRQRGKYQGLMGGVFGFSSILGPLVGGFVTDNFGWRYLFFVTLPVGVFAFFGISKFLHLEHTPRETVVDKAGISLLSTTLILLLVPTSLGGTTLAWGSPAIIGMYVAGLVGLAAFIAVERRAVEPVLPLRLFRSPLFTLSNIAAFMVSVMMFGAMIYLPVYAQGVLGASATNSGLILMPMSVAMIGLSIIAGLVITKTGRYKLQTVAGILIMGVGYWLLTQMHYGSSQLDLTLAMIVFGVGLGMALQVFTLIIQNGAQRKDLGVATASTQFFRNVGSTVGTAVFGTIMTSGLAGNIASHLPASVAAQLEASGQQVSAGSVLDPSALAQLPPQVAEGVKQGLADSLHNVFVWGLVPFVLALVATIFIKEVPLRDTVHTPEEAGREMLDTLSQNSDEQLAVPLGRESGNTRTSERLLGLRLGLLADSALRGDRPLLTRAVAQLGNGDLDEGAALLHRTSRMLTTEDNAIAAETERFAVEVAARAKAPGGILDADLKRELVTAVAERDGDAVMTGVEPTVAQRHEAIDIRVLGVVGDDLTAAYLVDRQNARREEQAAASAR from the coding sequence ATGCCACAGACCACCCAGGGGACCACCGTCGACGGCGACACGACGGCATCCGCGCCCACGAAGGGCCTCGACCGGGCCACCCGCAACATCTTCGTCGCCCTCATGCTCGGCATGCTGGTCGCGTCGATCAGCCAGACGATCGTCGGCCCTGCGATGCCGCGCATCGTGGCCGAGCTCGGCGGCATCGACCACTACTCGTGGCTCGCCACCGCCGCCATGCTCGTCAGCGCGATCACCGTGCCGATCGTCGGCAAGATGAGCGACCTCTACGGGCGTCGCGGCTTCTACCTCGGCGGCCTGGTCGTCTTCATGGTCGGCTCGATCCTGTCGGGCTTCGCCCAGAACTTCTGGTGGCTCATCGCGGCCCGCGCCATCCAGGGCGCCGGCATGGGCACGCTGATGCCGCTGTCGCAGACGATCATCGGCGACATCATCCCGCCGCGTCAGCGAGGCAAGTACCAGGGCCTCATGGGCGGCGTCTTCGGCTTCTCGTCGATCCTCGGCCCGCTGGTCGGCGGCTTCGTCACCGACAACTTCGGCTGGCGCTACCTCTTCTTCGTCACGCTGCCCGTCGGCGTCTTCGCGTTCTTCGGCATCAGCAAGTTCCTGCACCTCGAGCACACCCCGCGCGAGACCGTCGTCGACAAGGCCGGCATCTCGCTGCTGTCGACCACGCTCATCCTGCTGCTCGTGCCGACCTCGCTCGGTGGCACGACGCTCGCCTGGGGCTCGCCTGCGATCATCGGCATGTACGTCGCCGGCCTCGTCGGCCTCGCCGCGTTCATCGCCGTCGAGCGCCGGGCCGTCGAGCCCGTGCTGCCGCTGCGCCTCTTCCGCAGCCCGCTCTTCACCCTGAGCAACATCGCCGCGTTCATGGTCTCGGTCATGATGTTCGGCGCGATGATCTACCTCCCGGTCTACGCCCAGGGCGTGCTCGGCGCGTCGGCCACGAACTCCGGCCTCATCCTCATGCCGATGTCGGTCGCGATGATCGGGCTGTCGATCATCGCCGGTCTCGTCATCACCAAGACGGGGCGCTACAAGCTGCAGACCGTCGCGGGCATCCTCATCATGGGCGTCGGCTACTGGCTGCTCACGCAGATGCACTACGGCTCGAGCCAGCTCGACCTCACCCTCGCGATGATCGTCTTCGGCGTCGGGCTCGGCATGGCCCTGCAGGTGTTCACCCTCATCATCCAGAACGGGGCCCAGCGCAAGGACCTCGGCGTCGCGACCGCCTCGACGCAGTTCTTCCGCAACGTCGGCAGCACCGTCGGCACCGCGGTGTTCGGCACCATCATGACGAGCGGCCTCGCCGGCAACATCGCCTCGCACCTCCCGGCCTCGGTGGCCGCGCAGCTCGAGGCCTCGGGGCAGCAGGTGAGCGCCGGCTCGGTGCTCGACCCGTCCGCGCTGGCCCAGCTGCCGCCGCAGGTGGCCGAGGGCGTCAAGCAGGGCCTGGCCGACTCGCTGCACAACGTCTTCGTCTGGGGTCTGGTGCCGTTCGTGCTCGCGCTCGTCGCGACGATCTTCATCAAGGAGGTCCCGCTGCGCGACACCGTGCACACTCCCGAGGAGGCCGGCCGCGAGATGCTCGACACCCTGTCGCAGAACAGCGACGAGCAGCTGGCCGTGCCGCTGGGGCGCGAGAGCGGCAACACCCGCACGAGCGAGCGGCTGCTCGGGCTGCGCCTCGGGCTGCTCGCCGACTCCGCCCTGCGGGGCGACCGCCCGCTGCTGACGCGGGCCGTGGCCCAGCTCGGCAACGGCGACCTCGACGAGGGCGCGGCGCTGCTGCACCGCACGTCGCGGATGCTCACCACCGAGGACAACGCCATCGCGGCCGAGACCGAGCGGTTCGCCGTCGAGGTCGCGGCCCGGGCCAAGGCCCCCGGCGGCATCCTCGACGCCGACCTCAAGCGCGAGCTCGTCACCGCGGTGGCCGAGCGCGACGGTGACGCGGTCATGACGGGCGTCGAGCCCACGGTCGCCCAGCGGCACGAGGCGATCGACATCCGGGTGCTCGGCGTCGTCGGTGACGACCTGACCGCCGCGTACCTCGTCGACCGGCAGAACGCGCGCCGCGAGGAGCAGGCGGCCGCGTCCGCCCGCTGA
- a CDS encoding dihydrolipoamide acetyltransferase family protein: MAIKTFNLPDPGEGLVEAEIVEWKVAVGDSVKVNDIVLEVETAKSLVELPIPWAGTVSSLLVEVGDTVDVGTPIIAVDDGTGGAADDAPAVGGAGAVATGATGAPVDATPTEAILVGYGAKAGATARRPRKGAQAAAPAGTPTETEQVAAATPTPEPVTTTPRTEPAPAAPPATSAPAGAPASDGGRPRAKPPVRKLAKDLGVDLTTVTATGPEGVITRDDVTGHHARPAAAHATSAHESQPVAASGHSAAAQTTGEVRMPFGSGERETRTPVKGVRKMTAQAMVGSAFTAPHVTEWVTLDVTRTVELVERLKGSREFRDVKVTPLLVLARALVVAIRRNPGMNATWDEAAQEIVQKNYVNLGIAAATPRGLVVPNIKDAHALTMLELAQAIGALTATAREGRTQPADMSGGTMTITNVGVFGVDSGTPIINPGESAIVCFGAIRKQPWVVTDAAGHDEIVVRHVTQLAVSFDHRLIDGELGSRFLSDLAALLEDPAQALVWG; this comes from the coding sequence ATGGCTATCAAGACGTTCAACCTGCCCGATCCCGGTGAGGGCCTCGTCGAGGCCGAGATCGTCGAGTGGAAGGTCGCCGTCGGCGACTCCGTCAAGGTCAACGACATCGTGCTCGAGGTCGAGACCGCGAAGTCGCTCGTCGAACTGCCCATCCCGTGGGCCGGCACGGTGAGCTCGCTGCTCGTCGAGGTCGGTGACACCGTCGACGTCGGCACCCCGATCATCGCCGTCGACGACGGCACCGGCGGCGCGGCCGACGACGCCCCGGCGGTCGGTGGAGCGGGCGCGGTCGCGACCGGTGCCACCGGCGCGCCGGTCGACGCCACCCCGACCGAGGCCATCCTCGTCGGCTACGGCGCCAAGGCCGGAGCCACCGCACGCCGACCGCGCAAGGGCGCCCAGGCCGCCGCCCCCGCGGGCACGCCGACCGAGACCGAGCAGGTCGCCGCGGCGACGCCGACACCAGAGCCGGTCACCACGACGCCCCGCACCGAGCCCGCCCCGGCCGCGCCGCCGGCCACGTCCGCACCCGCGGGCGCACCGGCATCCGACGGTGGTCGCCCGCGGGCCAAGCCGCCCGTGCGCAAGCTGGCCAAGGACCTCGGGGTCGACCTCACGACCGTCACGGCCACCGGCCCCGAGGGCGTCATCACCCGCGACGACGTGACCGGGCACCACGCCCGCCCCGCCGCCGCCCATGCCACGTCCGCGCACGAGTCGCAGCCGGTCGCGGCGAGCGGTCACTCGGCCGCCGCCCAGACCACGGGAGAGGTCCGGATGCCGTTCGGCTCGGGCGAGCGTGAGACGCGCACCCCCGTCAAGGGCGTGCGCAAGATGACGGCGCAGGCAATGGTCGGCTCGGCCTTCACCGCGCCGCACGTCACCGAGTGGGTGACGCTCGACGTGACCAGGACGGTCGAGCTCGTCGAGCGGCTCAAGGGCTCGCGGGAGTTCCGCGACGTCAAGGTCACGCCGCTGCTCGTGCTCGCGCGGGCGCTCGTCGTCGCGATCCGCCGCAACCCCGGCATGAACGCGACGTGGGACGAGGCCGCCCAGGAGATCGTGCAGAAGAACTACGTCAACCTCGGCATCGCGGCGGCCACCCCGCGCGGTCTCGTCGTGCCGAACATCAAGGACGCCCATGCGCTCACGATGCTCGAGCTGGCGCAGGCCATCGGGGCCCTCACGGCCACGGCCCGCGAGGGTCGCACCCAGCCCGCCGACATGTCCGGCGGCACGATGACGATCACGAACGTCGGCGTCTTCGGCGTCGACAGCGGCACGCCGATCATCAACCCCGGCGAGTCGGCCATCGTCTGCTTCGGGGCGATCCGCAAGCAGCCGTGGGTGGTCACCGACGCCGCGGGCCACGACGAGATCGTCGTCCGGCACGTCACCCAGCTCGCGGTGAGCTTCGACCACCGGCTCATCGACGGTGAGCTGGGCAGCCGTTTCCTGTCCGACCTCGCGGCGCTGCTCGAGGACCCGGCCCAGGCGCTCGTCTGGGGCTGA
- a CDS encoding DUF1565 domain-containing protein, with product MPVLRPLACTAVTALAAGALTLGGGSASAVTTAAVTSPTSAAVAGRVLHVSTTGSDSGTGTATRPFRTVQRGVDAARAGDTVSIHAGTYNGIVRVTRSGTATAPITVTAAGDGPATLTASFGTRPCDAHAPALDRTVQFSGGVDHVTLSDLTVVGGVTIKGLGAGAAMSYLTRLVNTDDWQTRRQVPGRGADDPAAASSAFAYLAERTGKRIDPSDGLRIVGNTITGRGVQVIASRYGEISGNEIGPIDCGTGPGVWINVYSDGWTVAGNHVHDIAASTHKHYMQEGIRLGSASSYNVVTGNLVEHLPGDGRAMNTDVDASWNTFRGNTANDVAIGYNDQMSGWGNVWDHNVATGFRVWGINLRGLDSALTLPSLDSSPYLAVVTCNTAVGGPTDPAIGGSLRIGAAKSSTFANNTLTTAVLGSPADGQTWVRSYWAAEGNTWDGKPRPPRFRPPAPAPGVC from the coding sequence ATGCCCGTTCTGCGCCCACTCGCCTGCACCGCGGTCACCGCTCTCGCGGCCGGCGCCCTGACGCTCGGAGGGGGCAGCGCCTCCGCCGTGACGACCGCGGCCGTGACCTCCCCGACTTCTGCGGCTGTTGCCGGTCGGGTGCTGCACGTCTCGACGACCGGCAGCGACAGCGGCACGGGCACGGCGACCCGCCCCTTCCGCACGGTGCAGCGCGGGGTCGACGCGGCCCGGGCGGGCGACACCGTCAGCATCCACGCCGGCACCTACAACGGCATCGTCCGCGTCACCCGCAGCGGCACCGCGACCGCGCCCATCACCGTCACGGCAGCCGGCGACGGCCCGGCCACCCTCACGGCGTCCTTCGGAACCCGTCCGTGCGACGCCCACGCACCCGCCCTCGACCGCACGGTGCAGTTCTCGGGCGGCGTCGACCACGTGACGCTCTCCGACCTCACCGTCGTCGGCGGCGTGACGATCAAGGGGCTCGGCGCGGGCGCGGCGATGAGCTACCTCACCCGCCTCGTCAACACCGACGACTGGCAGACCCGACGGCAGGTGCCCGGCCGCGGCGCGGACGACCCGGCGGCCGCGTCCTCCGCCTTCGCGTACCTGGCCGAGAGGACGGGCAAGCGCATCGACCCCTCCGACGGGCTGCGCATCGTCGGCAACACCATCACCGGCCGCGGTGTGCAGGTCATCGCGTCGCGCTACGGCGAGATCAGCGGCAACGAGATCGGACCCATCGACTGCGGCACCGGCCCCGGCGTCTGGATCAACGTCTACAGCGACGGCTGGACCGTCGCGGGCAACCACGTCCACGACATCGCCGCCTCGACCCACAAGCACTACATGCAGGAGGGCATCCGCCTCGGCTCCGCGTCGTCGTACAACGTCGTGACCGGCAACCTCGTCGAGCACCTCCCCGGCGACGGACGCGCGATGAACACCGACGTCGACGCGAGCTGGAACACCTTCCGCGGCAACACGGCGAACGACGTCGCCATCGGCTACAACGACCAGATGTCCGGGTGGGGCAACGTCTGGGACCACAACGTCGCGACCGGCTTCCGCGTCTGGGGCATCAACCTGCGCGGCCTCGACTCCGCGCTGACGCTGCCCTCTCTCGACAGCAGCCCCTACCTCGCCGTCGTCACGTGCAACACCGCCGTCGGCGGCCCGACCGACCCCGCCATCGGGGGCAGCCTGCGCATCGGCGCCGCCAAGTCGTCGACGTTCGCGAACAACACGCTGACCACGGCCGTGCTCGGCTCGCCCGCCGACGGCCAGACGTGGGTGCGCAGCTACTGGGCGGCCGAGGGCAACACGTGGGACGGCAAGCCGCGGCCCCCACGCTTCCGCCCGCCGGCCCCCGCGCCCGGCGTGTGCTGA